The Marivirga tractuosa DSM 4126 genome contains the following window.
CAGCTGGAGAATAATAATAAGCATAGTCAAAGGAAATAGCGGTGTAATTGTGCGTACTACCAGTGTATTGGTGATTAAATTCTATAAAACTTTCTAAATAATGTCCTTCCCTTGGGTAGTATACGGCATCTCTTGTGTCATAAATCATAGCGGGACCTAATCCACTGGTTCTATTATAAGTTCCACCGGAGAAATCTTCTTGCTGGAAATCTCCTGAATTATCCCACTCAATAATATCGTAATTCTCAAACCAATAGCGCCCCCCAACAAATAAATTAGGAGCTGTTTCTTTTAAAAGAAAAACCCGGACTCTTGGAAAGCTGGCTCTGTAAGTTGAATACACATCTTGTTGACCATTATTACCGATACCATAGAAAGGATAAGCGTAATTATAGTACCCAAGTTCCCCTATACTTCGCCATTTGTTCTGATCCCAGAAAATCTGAAAAGGTAAGAATATTAAGGTTTGCTGTTTGGTGGTATAGCCAGCTGCCAATTGAATCTGGCTAGCATTAATTGGTTTTTTTCTATTCGTAAAAAAATTATACAGAATACTGGCACCGTAAAATAGTCCTGCTTCAGGTGTATAATAAACTACTGGTAATGGAAATAGGGAATTTTTGTCCGTTTCGTAAAGTGCGGTGTCTAATTCAACTGTTTTCTTGTCGATGTTATCCTGAGAAAATGCAACTTCTGCAGTAGATATGCTAAGGGTAATAATAGTAAAAAATGAAAATATAAAGTTTTTAAAGGATTGTTCCATGAATATTGAAATAGATAAAATTATATTTTTGTAATCAGTTAATTATAGATTATTTTCAATTCAACTTTGATTTTTATAATCAAGTCGAAATATAATGAGAAATTATGGAAGGATGTAAAGAGCATCCAATTCAATGATTTTTAAGGCTAAATGAAAAACATCTTATTACTTTCCCTATTGCTTTTGATTGGGTTTCCGCTTTTTGCCCAGAATTCGGAAGTAGATAGCTTGTTGAATATTGCTAAAACTTCAAATGACAGCACTAAAATTGACATTTATCTTGATTTAGCTATTGGGTATAGGTCGGTGCAGCCTGATGTAGCACTGAAATACGCTAACGATGCCTTAAAATTGGCAGAACAAAATGATGATTTTACTAATAAGGCCGCTTCCTTACATGTTTTAGGTGCTATTTATACGGTTTTGGGAGATTATGAAAAGGCAATTTCAAACCTGCTAGAGTCATTGAGGAATTATGAATTACTGGGCAATTCTAAAGGTGTTGCGAATTCCTCTAATAGTTTGGGAATCCTATATTTTAATCAGGAAGACTATTCAAATGCGAAGAAGTACTATTCCAAAGCGCTTGATCTCATTGATTCCTCGGAGTATGCCATGAGTACAGGCGTCTATAAATTAAATATTGGAGAAGTATATCAAGCAACTGGTGAAAATGAAAAAGCTTTAAATTTAGAAAAGCAAGCGTATGATATCTTTAATCAGCTAGGGGATATCAATGGGATGGCTTATGCTTTGGGCGTTCAAGGAAAGGTAAATCACCAGCAAGGGAATTACAATAAAGCCATAGAACTTACTAAAAGGGCTTTAGAATATTTGATAGAGGATCAAGATTATTTAGGAGCAGTGGAATATTTAAATTTTTTGGTTGAAGTTTATATTGCAACTGATAATTTATATTTAGCCGAAGAAAATGCCACAACCGCATTAGAAAT
Protein-coding sequences here:
- a CDS encoding BamA/TamA family outer membrane protein, coding for MEQSFKNFIFSFFTIITLSISTAEVAFSQDNIDKKTVELDTALYETDKNSLFPLPVVYYTPEAGLFYGASILYNFFTNRKKPINASQIQLAAGYTTKQQTLIFLPFQIFWDQNKWRSIGELGYYNYAYPFYGIGNNGQQDVYSTYRASFPRVRVFLLKETAPNLFVGGRYWFENYDIIEWDNSGDFQQEDFSGGTYNRTSGLGPAMIYDTRDAVYYPREGHYLESFIEFNHQYTGSTHNYTAISFDYAYYYSPADKTVLAANAFSWSNVGDVPFNRLAQLGGNKKMRGYFQGYFQDNNLLLGQLEVRQELFWRIGLAAFGSVGQTAETWGDYGMNRWNYAGGAGLRFTFDTKKHINVRLDYAVGKDSNGFYIAFNEAF